The proteins below come from a single Xiphophorus hellerii strain 12219 chromosome 14, Xiphophorus_hellerii-4.1, whole genome shotgun sequence genomic window:
- the LOC116732564 gene encoding kinesin-like protein KIF1C, whose product MAGASVKVAVRVRPFNSRELGRNARSVIQMQGNSTCISNPKQPKDGAKTFTFDYSYWSHTTPEDENFASQKQVYKDIGEEMLLHAFEGYNVCIFAYGQTGAGKSYTMMGRQEPGQEGIIPQLCEDLFQRTGQNTDPDLTYSAEVSYMEIYCERVRDLLNPTSQGSLRVREHPILGPYVEDLSKLAVTGFTDIRELMDEGNKARTVAATNMNETSSRSHAVFTIVFTQRRRDQMTSLDTEKVSKISLVDLAGSERADSSGAKGTRLKEGANINKSLTTLGKVISALAEMQSNKKRKSDFIPYRDSVLTWLLKENLGGNSRTAMIAALSPADINYEETLSTLRYADRAKQIRCNAIINEDPNAKLIRELKAEVDRLRNLLFSQGLQELLQNTVNNNISLAAAAPAAPAPPPPLTPTANGIAAVADSAPADFPLAEAEAPPAGDTPADSAHPTQNGQDAEEAVATETISKEEAAERLMETEKIIAELNETWEEKLRKTESIRLERESLLAEMGVSIKEDGGTLGVFSPKGTPHLVNLNEDPLMSECLLYYIKEGFTRVGQQDVDIKLSGQFIKEIHCVFVSETNDQGEVVVTLEPLVGAETYVNGKQISEAVVLKQGNRIVMGKNHVFRFNHPEQARLERERSVTAEQQGEPEDWNYAQKELLEKQGIDIKLEMEKRLQDVETQYRKEKEEADLLLEQHRLYADSDSGDDSDKRSCEESWRLISSLREKLPANKVQTIVKRCGLPSSGKRREPLRVYQIPQRRRISKDPKRVTMEDLRMQAVKEICYEVALGDFRHSRQEIEALSIVKMKELCRMYAKKDSNEKESWKAVAQDVCDTVGIGEERSPPTEEGGGGETSEGGQKGKVYDLKAHIDKLTDILEEVKLQNNMKDEEIKALRDRMIKMESVIPVQDDDMNGEGEESAQRDGGGGFDDPNDPPEVRVQRLMDEDPAFRRGRLRWLKQEQQRIQNLQKQNITKKLRGQNQNPGQLTPTVPVHLPGTGRFIPPQECKLKFPFKSNPAHRLSWGPASEALQALGLGGEGGGAEEDGGGGQENGGGSPTPPPLLPLPFPMPPPRMRTPSPHRAWQQRNQGNQGGFHHNQPGNNQNYQRRQRRGSLDGSAHGDEQGGGPGGHQGRPRQRRAPSPGGERGGRPGARGGSGDREGGFYYNQRQHHQFHPHPYYNSQNAPFQPQPNYHSLPRSGPLPLPPDMLLGAGPPPAGWGFSTPPRMRRQFSAPNLKNKENVM is encoded by the exons ATGGCGGGCGCCTCGGTGAAGGTGGCGGTGCGAGTCCGGCCGTTCAACTCCCGAGAGCTGGGACGCAACGCCAGGAGTGTGATCCAGATGCAGGGGAACAGCACCt GCATCTCTAACCCCAAACAGCCCAAAGATGGAGCCAAGACCTTCACATTCGACTACTCCTACTGGTCACACACTACG CCTGAAGATGAAAACTTTGCGTCTCAGAAGCAGGTTTACAAGGACATTGGTGAGGAGATGCTGCTGCACGCCTTCGAAG GATACAATGTGTGCATATTTGCTTACGGTCAGACTGGAGCAGGAAAAAGCTACACCATGATGGGACGGCAGGAGCCGGGGCAGGAGGGGATCATCCCCCAG CTGTGTGAGGACCTGTTCCAGCGGACGGGTCAGAACACGGACCCAGACCTGACCTACTCAGCGGAG GTGTCCTACATGGAGATCTACTGTGAGCGGGTCCGGGATCTGCTCAACCCGACGTCACAGGGATCCCTTCGAGTCCGGGAGCATCCCATCCTGGGCCCGTACGTGGAGGACCTGTCCAAACTGGCCGTGACCGGATTCACCGACATCCGGGAGCTGATGGACGAAGGCAACAAAGCCCG GACGGTTGCTGCCACCAACATGAACGAGACGTCGTCCAGGTCGCACGCCGTCTTCACCATCGTCTTCACCCAGAGGCGCAGAGACCAGATGACCAGCCTGGACACGGAGAAG GTGAGCAAGATCAGCCTGGTGGACCTGGCTGGCAGCGAGCGCGCAGACTCCTCAGGGGCAAAGGGCACCCGgctaaag GAAGGAGCAAACATCAACAAATCTCTGACCACGTTGGGGAAAGTGATATCAGCGCTGGCAGAAATG CAAAGCAACAAGAAGAGGAAAAGTGACTTTATCCCCTACAGAGACTCTGTTCTCACCTGGCTGCTGAAGGAGAATCTGG GAGGAAACTCCCGGACGGCCATGATCGCTGCTTTAAGTCCTGCTGACATCAACTATGAGGAAACGCTGAGCACCCTGAG GTACGCCGACCGGGCCAAGCAGATCCGCTGCAACGCCATCATCAACGAGGATCCCAACGCCAAGCTGATCCGGGAGCTGAAGGCCGAAGTGGACCGGCTGAGGAACCTGCTGTTCTCCCAGGGcctgcaggagctgctgcagaacaCCG TCAACAACAACATCAGCCTGGCGGCGGCAGCACCTGCTGCCCCCGCCCCCCCGCCGCCGCTGACCCCGACAGCCAATGGGATCGCAGCTGTGGCAGACTCCGCCCCCGCAG ATTTTCCTTTGGCTGAAGCTGAAGCTCCACCTGCAGGAGACACACCTGCTGACTCCGCCCACCCCACCCAGAACGGGCAGGACGCAGAGGAGGCGGTCGCTACGGAAACCATCAGCAAGGAGGAAGCGGCCGAGAGGCTGATG GAAACGGAGAAAATCATCGCAGAGCTGAACGAGACGTGGGAGGAGAAGCTGAGGAAGACCGAGTCCATCCGCCTGGAGAG gGAGTCGCTGCTGGCGGAGATGGGCGTGTCCATAAAGGAGGATGGAGGAACTCTGGGAGTTTTCTCCCCTAAAGGA ACGCCTCACCTGGTGAACCTGAACGAAGACCCGCTCATGTCCGAGTGTCTGCTCTACTACATCAAGGAAGGATTCACCAG GGTTGGACAGCAGGACGTGGACATCAAGCTGTCTGGACAGTTTATTAAAGAAATCCACTGTGTGTTTGTCAGTGAGACCAACGACCAGGGAGAAG tGGTGGTCACTCTGGAGCCGTTAGTGGGAGCTGAGACGTACGTGAACGGGAAGCAGATCAGCGAGGCGGTCGTCCTGAAGCAAG gtaaccgcaTCGTGATGGGGAAGAACCACGTGTTCAGGTTCAACCACCCGGAGCAGGCGAGGCTGGAGAGGGAACGCAGCGTCACGGCCGAGCAGCAGGGGGAGCCGGAGGACTGGAACTACGCTCAGAAGGAGCTGCTGGAGAAGCAAGGCATCGACATCAAGCTGGAGATGGAGAAGAG GCTGCAGGACGTGGAGACCCAGTACcggaaggagaaggaggaggccGACCTGCTGCTGGAGCAGCACAGACTG taCGCAGACAGCGACAGCGGAGACGACTCCGACAAACGGTCCTGTGAGGAGAGCTGGAGGCTGATCTCCTCCCTGAGGGAGAAACTTCCTGCCAACAAG GTGCAGACCATCGTGAAGCGCTGTGGCCTGCCCAGCAGCGGGAAGCGGCGCGAGCCCCTCCGGGTCTACCAGATCCCCCAGAGGAGGCGGATCAGCAAAGACCCCAAGCGGGTCACCATGGAGGACCTGAGGATGCAGGCCGTCAAGGAGATCTGCTACGAG GTGGCTCTGGGAGACTTCCGCCACTCGCGTCAGGAGATCGAGGCGCTGTCCATCGTCAAGATGAAGGAGCTCTGCCGAATGTACGCCAAGAAGGACTCCAACGAGAAGGAGAGCTGGAAGGCCGTGGCCCAGGACGTCTGCGACACGGTGGGCATCGGAGAGGAGCGGAGCCCCCCCACCGAGGAGGGCGGCGGCGGAGAGACCAGCGAGGGAGGGCAGAAGGGAAAGGTGTACGACCTGAAGGCTCACATCGACAAGCTGACGGACATCCTGGAG GAGGTGAAGCTGCAGAACAACATGAAGGACGAGGAGATCAAAGCCCTGAGAGACAGGATGATCAAGATGGAGAGCGTCATACCTGTCCAG GACGACGACATGAACGGAGAAGGAGAGGAGTCCGCGCAGAGGGACGGAGGAGGAGGCTTCGACGACCCCAACGACCCACCGGAGGTCAGAGTTCAACGCCTCATGGACGAGGACCCGGCGTTCAGGAGAGGGCGCCTCCGCTGGCTGAAGCAGGAACAGCAGCGCATCCAGAACCTGCAGAAGCAGAACATCACCAAGAAACTGAGAGGACAGAACCAAAACCCAG GTCAGCTGACCCCCACCGTCCCCGTCCATCTTCCCGGTACCGGCCGCTTCATCCCCCCCCAGGAGTGCAAACTGAAGTTCCCCTTTAAGAGCAACCCGGCCCACCGGTTGTCATGGGGACCGGCCAGCGAGGCGCTGCAGGCTCTGGGTCTGGGCGGCGAGGGCGGGGGGGCAGAGGAAGACGGTGGGGGGGGCCAGGAGAACGGCGGGGGTTCCCCCACGCcgccccccctcctccccctcccctTCCCTATGCCCCCCCCACGCATGCGCACGCCCAGCCCTCACCGCGCCTGGCAACAGCGTAACCAAGGCAACCAGGGCGGCTTCCACCACAACCAGCCGGGAAACAACCAGAACTACCAGCGGCGCCAACGCCGCGGCTCCCTGGACGGCTCCGCCCACGGCGACGAGCAGGGCGGGGGGCCCGGCGGTCACCAGGGGCGACCGCGGCAGCGCAGGGCGCCGTCGCCCGGCGGGGAGCGCGGGGGCCGGCCGGGGGCCCGGGGCGGCAGCGGGGACAGAGAGGGAGGCTTCTACTACAACCAGCGGCAGCACCATCAGTTCCACCCACACCCCTACTACAACTCCCAGAATGCACCATTCCAGCCTCAGCCCAACTACCACAGCCTGCCGCGCTCCGGCCCCCTGCCCCTCCCCCCCGACATGCTGCTGGGGGCGGGGCCTCCGCCCGCCGGGTGGGGCTTCAGCACGCCGCCCAGGATGAGGCGGCAGTTCAGCGCCCCGAACCTGAAGAACAAGGAGAACGTCATGTGA
- the LOC116732639 gene encoding uncharacterized protein LOC116732639: METSCWFLAASLIYLATGQQEVSISQQEVSVLQDVMLVCRGGVANISVLKWSRPDLIAGGYVYFYRNKRSFERYQHSLFHGRVMLRDAAMMGGDASLILRNASFLDAGTYECHLQGAGPGPEVRRSINLTVTDTVETPAAMMDSGARPAAADGDSGKETGRSNSLVAAAAVAAAVAAAVVVAVAAAVAVAIVVVSLKVTLEGKYLIPII, encoded by the exons GCCAACAGGAAGTGAGCATCTCCCAACAGGAAGTGAGCGTGCTGCAGGACGTCATGTTGGTGTGCCGTGGCGGCGTGGCTAACATCTCCGTCCTGAAGTGGAGCCGGCCGGACCTGATCGCCGGCGGCTACGTTTACTTCTACAGGAACAAGCGTAGCTTTGAGCGCTACCAGCACAGCCTCTTCCACGGCAGAGTCATGCTGCGGGACGCCGCCATGATGGGCGGAGACGCCTCGCTCATCCTGAGGAACGCCAGCTTCCTGGACGCCGGGACCTACGAGTGTCACCTGCAGGGGGCGGGGCCAGGCCCCGAGGTCCGCCGCTCCATCAACCTGACCGTCACAGACACTG TGGAGACGCCGGCGGCCATGATGGACAGCGGCGCCCGGCCTGCAGCTGCTGATGGCGACAGTgggaaggaaacaggaagaagcAACTCCCtcgttgctgctgctgcagttgctGCTGCAGTTGCTGCTGCAGTTGTTGTTGCAGTTGCTGCTGCAGTTGCTGTTGCTATAGTTGTTGTTTCCCTTAAAGTTACATTAGAGGGAAAATATTTGATCCCAATAATTTAA